Proteins encoded within one genomic window of Corvus hawaiiensis isolate bCorHaw1 chromosome 9, bCorHaw1.pri.cur, whole genome shotgun sequence:
- the CMPK1 gene encoding UMP-CMP kinase, which yields MKPVVVFVLGGPGAGKGTQCARIVEKYGYTHLSAGDLLRDERKRPGSQYGELIENYIKEGEIVPVEITISLLKRAMDQTMAANSQKNKFLIDGFPRNEDNLQGWNKTMDGKADVSFVLFFDCDNEICIGRCLERGKSSGRSDDNRESLEKRIHTYLQSTRPIIDLYERMGKVRKVDASKSVDEVFEKVVQIFDKEG from the exons ATGAAGCCCGTCGTCGTCTTCGTCCTCGGCGGGCCCGGGGCGGGCAAGGGGACGCAGTGCGCTCGCATCGTGGAG AAATACGGCTACACGCACCTTTCTGCCGGTGACCTCCTCCGGGATGAGCGGAAAAGGCCGGGCTCCCAGTATGGAGAACTCATTGAGAACTACATTAAGGAGGGGGAAATCGTGCCGGTTGAAATAACAATCAGCTTGCTGAAGAGG GCTATGGATCAAACAATGGCTGCCAATTCCCAGAAGAACAAGTTTTTGATTGATGGGTTTCCCAGGAATGAAGATAATCTTCAAGGCTGGAATAAGACTATGGATGGAAAGGCGGatgtttcctttgttctcttttttgATTGTGACAATGAG ATATGTATTGGCCGCTGTCTTGAAAGAGGCAAGAGCAGTGGTAGGAGTGATGATAATCGGGAGAGCCTGGAAAAGAG AATTCATACATATCTGCAGTCTACTAGGCCTATCATAGATTTGTATGAGAGAATGGGAAAAGTCAGAAAAGTGGATGCCTCCAAATCTGTTGATGAA GTTTTTGAAAAAGTTGTACAAATTTTCGACAAAGAAGGCTAA